One part of the Solanum dulcamara chromosome 8, daSolDulc1.2, whole genome shotgun sequence genome encodes these proteins:
- the LOC129901243 gene encoding protein trichome birefringence-like 33 isoform X1 produces MKPPPSSSSILRKTRLSPFLFTLFAFIVFVTILYSEDFSCIFSQLEYSSLSAPLNSISRIKKNKKLPFAIGETEDGCDVFSGRWVRDDSRPLYEEAECPYIQPQLTCQEHGRRDKDYRQWRWQPHGCSLPSFNATLMLETLRGKRLLYVGDSLNRGQYVSMVCLLHRLIPENAKSMETFGSLTVFTAKDYNATIEFYWAPFLLESNSDDAVVHRISDRVVRKGSINKHGKNWKGADIVVFNTYLWWMTGLEFKILQGSFEDEVKDIAMVSTEDAYRMGMKSMLRWVKKNMDPKKTRVFFTSMSPSHQKSIDWGGEPNKNCYNETKIIEDPNYWGSDSRKSIMEVIGQVFRKSKVPITFLNITQLSSYRKDAHTSIYKKQWNPLTAEQLANPVSYADCVHWCLPGLQDTWNELLFAKLFYP; encoded by the exons ATGAAGCCACCTCCCTCTTCTTCTTCGATTCTCCGAAAGACTCGGCTTTCTCCTTTTCTATTCACTCTATTCGCCTTCATTGTCTTCGTCACCATTCTTTATAGTGAGGATTTCAGCTGCATTTTTAGCCAGCTTGAGTATTCTAGTCTATCTGCTCCTCTCAATTCAATCTCTAGAATTA AGAAGAACAAGAAGTTGCCATTTGCCATTGGAGAGACAGAGGACGGTTGCGACGTGTTCAGTGGTAGGTGGGTTCGTGATGATAGCCGTCCACTGTACGAGGAAGCGGAGTGTCCTTACATACAGCCACAATTGACTTGCCAAGAACATGGCCGGCGAGACAAAGATTATCGCCAATGGAGATGGCAACCTCATGGCTGCTCTCTTCCAAG TTTCAATGCGACACTAATGTTGGAAACCCTTCGTGGGAAGAGGCTGTTATACGTGGGAGATTCCTTAAACAGAGGACAATATGTTTCGATGGTTTGTCTTCTCCATAGACTCATACCTGAGAATGCCAAGTCCATGGAAACTTTTGGTTCCCTCACTGTTTTCACTGCTAAG GATTACAACGCAACGATTGAGTTCTACTGGGCACCATTTCTTCTGGAATCAAATTCTGATGATGCAGTTGTACATAGAATATCTGATAGAGTAGTCCGAAAAGGCTCAATCAATAAGCACGGAAAGAATTGGAAAGGCGCTGATATAGTCGTTTTCAATACTTACCTTTGGTGGATGACTGGCCTGGAATTCAAGATTTT GCAAGGGTCTTTTGAAGATGAAGTGAAGGATATTGCAATGGTATCGACAGAGGATGCATATCGAATGGGAATGAAAAGTATGCTGAGATGGGTGAAAAAAAACATGGATCCAAAGAAAACCAGAGTCTTTTTCACCAGCATGTCACCTTCCCATCAAAA GAGCATAGACTGGGGAGGAGAACCAAATAAGAACTGTTAcaatgaaacaaaaataatagaGGATCCAAATTACTGGGGATCAGATAGCAGAAAAAGCATAATGGAAGTGATTGGACAAGTGTTTCGTAAATCAAAGGTGCCTATTACATttctcaacattacacaactaTCGAGTTATAGAAAAGATGCACACACATCAATTTACAAGAAGCAATGGAATCCATTAACAGCAGAGCAATTAGCAAATCCAGTTAGCTATGCTGATTGTGTACATTGGTGCTTGCCAGGTCTTCAAGATACCTGGAATGAGCTTTTATTCGCCAAACTTTTCTATCCTTGA
- the LOC129901243 gene encoding protein trichome birefringence-like 33 isoform X2, which produces MKPPPSSSSILRKTRLSPFLFTLFAFIVFVTILYSEDFSCIFSQLEYSSLSAPLNSISRIKKNKKLPFAIGETEDGCDVFSGRWVRDDSRPLYEEAECPYIQPQLTCQEHGRRDKDYRQWRWQPHGCSLPSFNATLMLETLRGKRLLYVGDSLNRGQYVSMVCLLHRLIPENAKSMETFGSLTVFTAKDYNATIEFYWAPFLLESNSDDAVVHRISDRVVRKGSINKHGKNWKGADIVVFNTYLWWMTGLEFKILQGSFEDEVKDIAMVSTEDAYRMGMKSMLRWVKKNMDPKKTRVFFTSMSPSHQKSIDWGGEPNKNCYNETKIIEDPNYWGSDSRKSIMEVIGQVFRKSKKELYGNSIIFAVKL; this is translated from the exons ATGAAGCCACCTCCCTCTTCTTCTTCGATTCTCCGAAAGACTCGGCTTTCTCCTTTTCTATTCACTCTATTCGCCTTCATTGTCTTCGTCACCATTCTTTATAGTGAGGATTTCAGCTGCATTTTTAGCCAGCTTGAGTATTCTAGTCTATCTGCTCCTCTCAATTCAATCTCTAGAATTA AGAAGAACAAGAAGTTGCCATTTGCCATTGGAGAGACAGAGGACGGTTGCGACGTGTTCAGTGGTAGGTGGGTTCGTGATGATAGCCGTCCACTGTACGAGGAAGCGGAGTGTCCTTACATACAGCCACAATTGACTTGCCAAGAACATGGCCGGCGAGACAAAGATTATCGCCAATGGAGATGGCAACCTCATGGCTGCTCTCTTCCAAG TTTCAATGCGACACTAATGTTGGAAACCCTTCGTGGGAAGAGGCTGTTATACGTGGGAGATTCCTTAAACAGAGGACAATATGTTTCGATGGTTTGTCTTCTCCATAGACTCATACCTGAGAATGCCAAGTCCATGGAAACTTTTGGTTCCCTCACTGTTTTCACTGCTAAG GATTACAACGCAACGATTGAGTTCTACTGGGCACCATTTCTTCTGGAATCAAATTCTGATGATGCAGTTGTACATAGAATATCTGATAGAGTAGTCCGAAAAGGCTCAATCAATAAGCACGGAAAGAATTGGAAAGGCGCTGATATAGTCGTTTTCAATACTTACCTTTGGTGGATGACTGGCCTGGAATTCAAGATTTT GCAAGGGTCTTTTGAAGATGAAGTGAAGGATATTGCAATGGTATCGACAGAGGATGCATATCGAATGGGAATGAAAAGTATGCTGAGATGGGTGAAAAAAAACATGGATCCAAAGAAAACCAGAGTCTTTTTCACCAGCATGTCACCTTCCCATCAAAA GAGCATAGACTGGGGAGGAGAACCAAATAAGAACTGTTAcaatgaaacaaaaataatagaGGATCCAAATTACTGGGGATCAGATAGCAGAAAAAGCATAATGGAAGTGATTGGACAAGTGTTTCGTAAATCAAAG aAGGAATTGTATGGAAACTCTATTATTTTCGCCGTCAaattgtaa